tagctcagtttggccggacagccagctctaggaagggttctggtcgtcccaaacgtcttccatttaaggattatggaggccactgtgctcttaggaaccttaagtgcagcagaatttttttgtaaccttggccagatctgtgccttgccacaattctgtctctgagctcttcaggcagttcctttgacctcacgattctcatttgctctgacatgcactgtgagctgtaaggtcttatatagacaggtgtgtggctttcctaatcaagtccaatcagtataatcaaacacagctggactcaaatgaaggtgtagaaccatctcaaggatgatcagaagaaatggacagcacctgagttaaatatatgagtgtcacagcaaagggtctgaatacttaggaccatgtgatatttcagtttttcttttttaataaatctgcaaaaatgtcaacaattctgtgtttttctgtcaatatggggtgctgtgtgtacattaatgaggaaaaaaatgaacttaaatgattttagcaaatggctgcaatataacaaagagtgaaaaatttaagggggtctgaatactttccgtacccactgtacatttcttgctaaccccaaacttttgactggtatgTAGGTACAATATGAGCACCTAATGTGAAGCTTTTGCATTAACAAATCGGTTTTTACCTGTAGACTTGAAACACCAGCAGCCATAATGACCCCGAACATGACCAGAAACATTCCTCCAATGACAGGCGTTGGTATTGTAGTAAATATGGCTCCAATTTTCCCAAACATTCCCATTATAATCATTACAAAGCCACTGGCCACAATCACCATGCGACTACCAACCTGCAAAGAGGAAAGTTTCCTCTCAGTTAGTGTTCACAGAAAATTATTCCAAACAATCTCTCACaatctaatttgttttttgttttgttttttgggtggGTGGTGGGGGGGGTTAGATAGTGGATAGTAGTGTTGTAAGCCTTtgcaatcattaaaaaaaagtgaaactttGTACCTTGGTGATCCCCAAGGCTCCTACGTTCTCACTGTAGGAGGTGGTTCCGTTGCCTGTGCCCCAGGCACCTGCCAGCAGACACCCAATGCCTTCAATGCCAATGCCCCTGTTGATGGCATGTCTAGGTGGAGGTGGGGCACCAGATAGCCTGGCACAGGCATGATAATCACCCACTGATTCAATCATTGAGGATATGACTCCTGCCAAGATTCCAAAAACCCCTGCCAGACTAACAGTTGGCACTCCCCATTGACCTGGAAAAAGAATTAGATATCTATAAAAACTTATATTGATGATGTCAATAGCCTATGTGATAATACAACAGCAATAATACATTATGATTACTGTAAAGATACAGTAATGGtcattaaaaatactttattgGTCTTAATTGTGCTGGTTGTAAAACCTGGATAAGGAAATCTGAACCAAGGCGCCCTGCTGGTAATGTCTCCTTTAATGTCAGTCCGAGCTAGATAGCCATATTTGTCAGGGTCTGAGGGCAGGACATCGTAGATCGTCAGCAGGTAACAAATCAACCAAGAAAGAGTGATTCCTAGCAGGACCTGAGGAAACAAACCTTGCTTATGAAGGAGTTTTTATGAAGCATTCATATTTAGAAAACAGATATAAAACTTACCGGCAGAATCTGAAATATGTAAATCTTGGTGGTGTGAAATTTCTTGGCTTTGGTGTATTTGGGGAAAGGGATAGCAATATGACGGAGGTACTGCGAGAATATCACAATCAAACACGTCGTCCTGTGGAGGACAATAAGACTGTGTTATGGCTCTGTGTCATTTTAAGTTTAAAAGAGCATTACCTGTAACCATTTCATGtaagtgacaaaaaaaaaaatccaaacagTATTGATTATAGTGTACCTgcttcaaattttgattaatGATGATTAATTAGTACACACATGGAAGAGATGCCCCAATGGTGTCCTGCATTCATGCCAGCGGAGTCAAACAGCGATAGGCCGATTAGTGAAATAGTAGGTGCGATGGTCAAAGGGCCAATGAAACGCATAAAGATGCCAATGAGACCGGAGAATCCCACCAGCACTTGGAATAGGGAGCCCACCATGATTGAGCCTTGGAGCTGTGAAGACAACAGAAACAGAATTGTGTTGATGTTGTGTTGCTGTAACAAGATAATCTTGTATATCTTCTGTTAAATAACATCTTTACCTCTACCTTTCCATCTATTTAAATATGCAGTGGCCCAAAAAGTATGAATTTCATTGGGTTATATATTATACTACGGGTCTGTTGAatgctcaaatctgattggttgaccaaCATTCTAAGtagtgcaattattttcagggaaatgcACGGCTAAtaaccaagcaaataaatatagtaaacaacaggatgaaaatgacaaataattgtCATGGTTTTCGCCACAAAatacgttttattgtgtcctgaaagGGCAAAATCTCTCacacgctctctctctttcaaacgtACACACGTAGCCTACTGTATACTGTAGTACGGACACATACTCATACAGAACCGTTTGGAATTAGCAACggaggcttgggatgagatgcgtaagaaattagtccgacacacaagagtgttttaaggacaaaaacatgacaaatgtcttgaaatacaacatcggATCAGTGacttgaggtgtggtaacttATAAGCGAAATAATTGACAACGGGccgttgaattcttagaaaataagaATTCaacattattttctaagaattcaaaGGTCCgttgtcaattattccttacttaaGTCACGTGTTATCAAGCAACTTGCAAACAAGCGATGCTTTTCTCACATTTAACTATTTTTGCAATGATGTCATTTTTAGTGAATGTACTCACTTTAGTGGAGTGAGTTTCCCTCAAGTTCACAGGGGTGACCCTCAAGGACCACAGGTGTATCATTTTCATCATTTTAACTATGAACATGTTACAAATTTGACATCCAGAAAGTGTCCATTTTTTAACAGccattttatttgtaaatgtaaaaagtgtcattttgacaattttttgcTTCAGATTCTAATATAATCTAATATAATGACTtttctgatgacgtgtttactggggcgagggcgggacaacctgtcactcatatgaGATCACAgtaatagcaaaccacaatcaTCCAATCAATTCTCAACAGACAAAGTCAAGTCTCACTCTACATTTTATCTTGTTCAGGAAGCCGTTTCATTCAGATATATGTCAAAATAGGGAAGAAAAACactatcgcaacttccatttcatgtcTTCTTTAACTATGCAAATAAAAATTAGGACTACTCTACTCTACACCGCGTTCCAAactattatgcaagtgacatatcagtaagatttcagtagaataaacattcagattttagtttttctaagaaaatgtatgtttgtttatttatccatgtctttttagataactggtatcaatctcagacaaaataatttgccaggtctacttaagtcacagttctcatgccatatggagaggaagaaagatctttctaaagatgaaaagcatgaaatggtccaatgttgtgcaaaaggcatgaaaacaactaatattttgtgaaactgaatggagattatcaaattatcataagatttctgagtgatttagagcacagcagaactcagataaaggcttattaatgaaagttcctgtcaaaaaaaattaattgtattaaaagggcagctataaaaagccagtgttgagcagcaaacaggtatttgaagctgctggtgtctctggagtctcaagaagctctccatgcaggctggcagttgtgcgtaaagatgcatttcagccactccacaccaaagctcacaaagagaaacatttacaatgggtagaaatacattttcaaagcagttttattgctgtggtgtttttttgcagcatgggatagtgcatagtgcattgtatttcagaaggcactatcctctttttttatatcatagctgaaaatggACAGTTATGAActtcacatatcttgcaaaagtcattttaataccctcagagaccctaaagggaccttccatctcacttcgcaatattccagcccaaattatcacccgccagctccttgctgacatcgcagtcttgttggaacatggtggccattcaccaaccatccagaaatccatccgttTAGACCATCTATTGTAGTacagcattagtcagtgaatcaaactatttaaaaatgagtcttcatgtatttctacacccactgtaaatgctgctcaacactggcttttttatagctgcccttttaatacaattaatttttttgacaggaactttcattaataagcctttatctgaccgagttatGCTGTGCTctaatcactcacaaatcttatgataatttgataatctccatttaGTTTTCACAacatattagttgttttcatgccttttgcacaacattgcaccatttcatgcttttcatcttcagaaagatctttcttcctccccatattgcatgagaactgtgacttgcttaataatgtggaacaacctctaagtagggtttccatagacctggcaaattattttgtctgagattgataccagttatctaaaaagacatggataaataaacaaacaaacattttcttagaaaaactaaaatctaaatgtttattctactgaaatcttactgatatgtcacttgcataataatttggaatgcagtgtaCATATATGCGGGGTCTATCAGTTACTGAGATACTCACCACTTGCATTCGACTTTGCCAAACCTCTATGAACTCGGGTGAAGTGGTGTTGACCAGGCTGGCGTTTTGTGTCCAGGCTGGACAGCTCCATTCAGGCATTGAAAGCAAAGCCATGGTGGGCGAAAGGAGCGTAAACGTTCCACCCTGGAGAATGGGTAACCTTGCATTAGGAAAGAGAAGAACCTTGTCACCAAAAATCTAGCTCTTGTGGTTTtgattgttatttttgttttttaaaaaagtgcagAGAAATAGTGAACAATCCAATCAGTTCCCAATGttcaaaatcaagtcccgtccTACATTCTGATATGTatatcacaatagggaagaatagactattgcaacttccgtttcatg
The Megalobrama amblycephala isolate DHTTF-2021 linkage group LG19, ASM1881202v1, whole genome shotgun sequence DNA segment above includes these coding regions:
- the slc23a4 gene encoding LOW QUALITY PROTEIN: xan_ur_permease domain-containing protein (The sequence of the model RefSeq protein was modified relative to this genomic sequence to represent the inferred CDS: inserted 1 base in 1 codon; deleted 1 base in 1 codon), producing MAPEKTSDGLDNYAFTVDGVDRFCELPENMNGRGSFSEEGDSNKLAYCVTDIPPWYLCIFLGIQHYLTAFGGIIAIPLILSQGLCLQHDGLTQSTLISTIFFVSGLCTLLQVTFGVRLPILQGGTFTLLSPTMALLSMPEWSCPAWTQNASLVNTTSPEFIEVWQSRMQVLQGSIMVGSLFQVLVGFSGLIGIFMRFIGPLTIAPTISLIGLSLFDSAGMNAGHHWGISSMTTCLIVIFSQYLRHIAIPFPKYTKAKKFHTTKIYIFQILPVLLGITLSWLICYLLTIYDVLPSDPDKYGYLARTDIKGDITSRAPWFRFPYPGQWGVPTVSLAGVFGILAGVISSMIESVGDYHACARLSGAPPPPRHAINRGIGIEGIGCLLAGAWGTGNGTTSYSENVGALGITKVGSRMVIVASGFVMIIMGMFGKIGAIFTTIPTPVIGGMFLVMFGVIMAAGVSSLQYTDMNSSRNIFIFGFSMFTGLTIPNWIMKNPTSIATGVVELDHVLLVLLTTSMFVGGFFGFLLDNTIPGTKRERALXAWNKAHQNESDNTLESDDVYGLPFGITTCLSSFTWTKYVPSALHTKSPHRMTHHPVWILWTPKSLTKMMHTS